From Chloroflexia bacterium SDU3-3, the proteins below share one genomic window:
- a CDS encoding glycosyltransferase family 4 protein: protein MHIAMLVFNQPGKGTYWRAYYLARELCQRGMRVTIISTAPTERWRFRTRFEQGGRLALVEAPDMLPGSMRSGWDVWASIARTVWMHMGQFDLIHAFECRPSVIAPALHHQFWRRIPLVIDWCDWFGRGGSVEERPDGIQKTLLRPAETFFEQRFRTWADATTVISPFLGQKAQALGVPTEQIALVPNGCDTDGWDLAEPQAERAALGLPAEAPLVGYVGAIFRRDADLMAQAFDAIRQRRPDARLLVLGYCNVAIEQLVQHPEAVIRTGGLDEPTLRRYLRACTLGWVPLCDSGANRGRWPLKISTYMAAGIPFLTTSIGDLGAFAQRYPAGLAVAPAPQALADAALGLIDSPAQAAAMGQLGRSLAEGELSWASVANTVYGVYNKLESAKIQRTKQNKV, encoded by the coding sequence ATGCACATAGCCATGCTCGTATTCAACCAGCCCGGCAAAGGCACCTACTGGCGGGCTTACTACCTCGCGCGCGAGCTATGCCAGCGCGGGATGCGTGTTACCATCATCAGCACCGCCCCCACCGAGCGCTGGCGCTTCCGCACCCGCTTCGAGCAGGGCGGGCGGCTGGCTCTCGTCGAGGCCCCCGACATGCTGCCGGGCAGCATGCGCTCGGGCTGGGATGTGTGGGCCAGCATCGCCCGCACGGTCTGGATGCACATGGGCCAGTTCGACCTCATCCACGCCTTCGAGTGCCGCCCCTCGGTGATCGCGCCCGCCCTGCACCACCAGTTCTGGCGGCGCATCCCGCTGGTGATCGACTGGTGCGACTGGTTCGGGCGCGGCGGCTCGGTGGAAGAGCGCCCCGACGGCATCCAGAAGACCCTACTGCGCCCCGCCGAGACCTTCTTCGAGCAGCGATTCCGCACCTGGGCCGACGCCACCACGGTGATCAGCCCATTCCTGGGCCAGAAGGCCCAGGCCCTGGGCGTACCCACCGAGCAGATCGCCCTGGTACCCAACGGCTGCGACACCGATGGCTGGGATCTGGCCGAGCCGCAGGCCGAGCGCGCCGCACTGGGGCTGCCCGCCGAGGCCCCACTGGTGGGCTACGTGGGCGCAATCTTCCGCCGCGACGCCGACCTGATGGCCCAGGCCTTCGACGCCATCCGCCAGCGGCGGCCCGACGCGCGGCTGCTGGTGCTGGGCTACTGCAACGTGGCCATCGAGCAGCTGGTGCAGCACCCCGAGGCGGTCATCCGCACCGGCGGGCTGGATGAGCCGACCCTGCGGCGCTACCTGCGCGCCTGCACCCTCGGCTGGGTGCCGCTCTGCGACTCGGGGGCCAACCGCGGGCGCTGGCCGCTGAAGATCAGCACCTACATGGCGGCGGGCATCCCCTTTCTCACCACTAGCATCGGCGACCTCGGCGCATTCGCCCAGCGCTACCCCGCCGGGCTGGCCGTGGCCCCCGCTCCCCAGGCCCTGGCTGACGCCGCCCTCGGCCTGATCGACAGCCCGGCCCAGGCCGCCGCGATGGGCCAGCTGGGCCGCAGCCTGGCCGAGGGCGAGCTTAGTTGGGCAAGTGTTGCTAATACTGTATATGGTGTATATAATAAATTAGAATCAGCAAAAATCCAGCGCACCAAACAGAACAAGGTATAA
- a CDS encoding class I SAM-dependent methyltransferase: MEPLLEAIHCPLCDHDKTQILVESPDLLLAHPDEHVFRLVTCQHCGHIYQNPRPTIESIGRYYPPDYAPFQKAIDDEPSPWVRFNRRRWQHKICSAVHTYAGKPGRILDIGCATGLFLDGMKSLGWETVGVEPSDVAAQYARTRMGLNVFHGTLESAAFPDSSFDVVTLWDVFEHLHDPIATLAEIRRILRPDGRLVISIPNPDSFEAHFFKQHWLGWDLPRHLNLFRPLHLETRLRSLGIAVEHKRSFIYGYALFAMSLRQKLRGNPLAKMADLLLLAPTTRALAMLYYDGPANWYNLSSTIVLFSRKQS, translated from the coding sequence ATGGAACCGTTGCTTGAGGCAATACACTGTCCCCTTTGTGATCATGACAAAACACAAATTCTGGTAGAAAGCCCCGATCTTTTGCTGGCGCATCCCGACGAGCATGTGTTCCGGCTGGTCACATGCCAGCACTGCGGCCACATCTACCAGAACCCACGCCCCACCATCGAATCTATCGGCCGCTACTACCCGCCCGACTACGCCCCTTTCCAAAAGGCCATCGATGACGAGCCAAGCCCGTGGGTGCGCTTCAACCGCAGGCGCTGGCAGCATAAGATCTGCAGCGCCGTACACACTTATGCAGGGAAGCCGGGCAGGATCCTCGATATCGGCTGCGCCACCGGACTCTTCTTGGATGGCATGAAATCGCTCGGCTGGGAAACCGTAGGCGTCGAGCCATCCGATGTGGCGGCCCAGTACGCCCGCACCCGCATGGGGCTCAATGTCTTCCACGGCACGCTCGAGAGCGCGGCATTCCCTGACAGCAGCTTCGATGTCGTCACGCTCTGGGATGTGTTCGAGCACCTGCACGACCCGATCGCGACGCTTGCCGAGATCCGGCGCATCCTGCGGCCCGACGGAAGGCTTGTCATCAGCATCCCCAACCCCGATAGCTTTGAGGCCCACTTCTTCAAGCAGCACTGGCTCGGCTGGGATCTGCCCCGCCATCTCAACCTCTTCCGACCACTGCACCTTGAAACGAGGCTACGCTCGCTCGGCATAGCCGTCGAGCACAAGCGCTCGTTTATCTACGGCTACGCGCTTTTTGCCATGAGCCTGCGACAGAAGCTTCGCGGCAACCCGCTTGCCAAAATGGCCGACCTGCTGCTGCTGGCTCCCACCACCCGCGCGCTGGCTATGCTCTACTACGATGGCCCAGCAAACTGGTATAATCTGAGTTCGACGATCGTCCTCTTTAGCAGAAAACAGAGCTAG
- a CDS encoding class I SAM-dependent methyltransferase, whose amino-acid sequence MNTDPTPYNVRFEIELYPPEVDWTRIAYDAIYEDRGIRHLDSFYSWNISLLKPTAGKSLLDVACGEGVLPNLARRTFGLEAYGTDISLAATRIGADEGKRTFSVAVGEKLPFASKSFDYVTCIGSLEHFLDVEAGMREMSRVLKDDGVACILVPNTYSLLNNIYKAWKTGMSTVDTQPLQRYASRGEWAMLLERNDFEIVGTTKYDRERPLSLNDAIWYTQHWRELVKLALTPFIPINLANSIVYLCKPKRA is encoded by the coding sequence ATGAATACAGACCCGACGCCATACAACGTACGCTTCGAGATCGAGCTATACCCGCCCGAGGTCGACTGGACTCGTATCGCCTACGATGCGATCTACGAAGATCGCGGCATCCGCCACCTCGACTCCTTCTACTCTTGGAACATCAGCCTGCTCAAGCCCACCGCAGGCAAATCGCTGCTGGATGTGGCCTGCGGCGAGGGCGTGCTGCCCAACCTCGCCCGCCGCACCTTTGGGCTAGAAGCGTACGGCACCGACATATCGCTCGCCGCCACCCGGATCGGTGCCGACGAGGGCAAGCGAACGTTCAGCGTTGCCGTGGGCGAGAAGCTGCCCTTTGCCAGCAAATCCTTTGATTATGTCACATGCATCGGCAGCCTTGAGCACTTCCTCGATGTTGAGGCAGGCATGCGCGAGATGTCGCGCGTGCTGAAGGATGACGGGGTGGCCTGCATCCTGGTGCCCAACACCTACAGCCTGCTCAACAACATCTACAAGGCCTGGAAGACCGGCATGAGCACGGTAGACACCCAGCCGCTGCAGCGCTACGCATCGCGCGGCGAGTGGGCAATGCTGCTTGAGCGCAACGACTTCGAGATTGTGGGTACCACCAAGTACGATCGCGAGCGCCCGCTCTCGCTGAACGACGCGATCTGGTACACCCAGCACTGGCGCGAGCTGGTCAAGCTGGCGCTCACGCCCTTCATCCCGATCAACCTAGCGAACTCGATTGTCTATCTCTGCAAGCCGAAACGAGCATAG